In the genome of Budorcas taxicolor isolate Tak-1 chromosome 7, Takin1.1, whole genome shotgun sequence, the window atttaaaatatagtatttcCATTGTGTGATGTCTCTTATCTGAAAATAAGAAACATGATTTTAGGATACTGAGTGTGCATATATGTTtgcaaacaaaaaagcaaaaatattattCTATAGTATCACATAGAAATGTTTAAtagttttttgcttttaattttgtatgaaaaaaatcagatattcCTGTTAAATTTTGGGGGGCTAACAATGCAGTCCCATTCAGTTGAAAAACAGAAGTCATCCAGCAGCGGTTTATACTCTATGGCTTTTATATTGAACAATTTGAGTGTTTCAGACAGTATCTATCCCTTTCCTTGTACAATATTTCTCAGTTTAATCTGTATATCTTGCTTACTGTTGAGGAAAACAGAGATTTCCCCCTAGATATTAGGGCCTTGGACAAAATTCTCTGTGAGGCAGAGTTTATAATGCTGTTCTTATTTTCAGTAGTTAGGACAGGCATTAGTGTggtctactttttattttgtgcatgAAATTAGATCCCACTTGAATTAAGAAGGACCTTAAGAAAGAGGTCAGTCCCTGCTTTAattctgcatatattttaaaactgatgtaagaaaaacaaagacatgtGAAAGAAAGGGAACAAATTGCAAAGAATGAGTGAAAGAATACAATTTTTCAAATGGTAAGGCACTGAAATATTTCATGTCCTACTCACTAGAGTTTATTTATGCATGCCTCGATGATCAAGACATAGTTTCCATACTGAAGTTCCATTCCTTAACCAGGTCACATTTGAAGAAGGGACAGATTATTGGAAACAATATTTACAAGGCAATTAAACAGGTTTTTAGGGGAGCACAGAGAAGATATAGCCTTAAATGCTTCTTTCTAGATTATACAATAATGATTCTATTTGGGCAATGTAATTTGGAAGAAATTTGTTAAAGAAGGtgtgaaaattttcttttctcagtttttgGTGTTTCTAATGCTCAAGTTTTGGAAATGTAGAATCTGTTCCTTTGGTGATCTTGGAGGTCACTAGTTTTCCTTTGGATTCCTTGTATTACTTGGGAGAAGTGTCAGCAGTGAAAGGCTTAGAACTAAAATCTAGCACAATGGACAGATTTAACTGCTAGACACATTATTTTTTCaactgatgattttttttcacctgaaaaggaggctcttttttaaaattttattattattattttactttacaatattgtattggttttgccatacatcaacatgaatccgccacgggtgtacacgtgttcccaatcctgaatccccctcccacctccctccccataccatccctctgggtcatcccagtgcaccaaccccaagcatcctgtatcctgcatcgaacctagactggcgattcgtttcttatatgatattatacatgtttcaatgccattctcccaaatcatcccaccctctccctctcccacagagtccaaaagactgttctatatacatgtgtctcttttgcggtctcgcatacagggttatcattgccatcaaCGGATGAATTTTTAACTTTCCCCATAAGCAGtgaaaaatttcaacaaaatgaACAGTTCCCTatcttaacattatttttaatgatacaaaagaaaaatgaaacatttaaataaagataCAAGCGCACAAATTGGGTACAACAATTTGAGTCTGTTGGAGGCCACGCGGTGGCGCTGCAGGCTAAAGAGACGGGGGTAAAAACCTGAACGAACTGAGAGTGCTGCGGTGAGTCACTGACATAAAAAGGAAGATAGCGGCAGGTAGACCAGGGAGAAAAGCTATGTAGCAACCCAAGATTAGAAAACGGGGTTATACAACATACCCAGACCTTTGCTACTACACGGTGTAGATCTGCGGTTTGCGACTGCTGTTTATTTACAGTGGAATCGGTGATTGTTACCAATATTAATGAAAGACGTGTTCAGAAGCAGCTATGGAGGCTAGACGATTTCCCTCCTCAAGACAAAGGCAAgtcctgtttctttttctgtttggggGAGTATCCTTCGCAGGCTCTGGGTTTGGACGTTACTCGgtgacagaggaaacagagagaggATCCTTTGTAGTCAATATAGCTAAGGATCTGGGGCTGGGGGACAAGGAGTTGCTTGCAAGGGGAGCGCGGGTGGTCTCTGATGATAACAAACAACACTTGCTCCTGGACTCTCAAACTGGGGATTTGCTTACAAATGAAAAACTGGACCGGGAGAAGCTGTGTGGCTCCAGAGAACCCTGTATgctgtattttcaaattttaatggaTAATCCCTTTCAGATTTACCGGATTGAGCTGAGGGTGAGGGACATAAATGATCATTCACCAGTTTTTCGAGATAAAGAGACAgtcttaaaaatattagaaaatacagCTGAAGGGACCTCATTTCAACTAGAAAGAGCACAAGATTCAGATGGAGGACTTAATGGTATCCAGAACTATACTATCAACCTCAACTCTTTTTTCCATATTAAAATTAGTGGCAGTGATGAAGGCATAATATATCCAGAGCTAGTACTGGACAGGGCGCTGGATCGGGAGAAACAGCAAGAGTTCAGCTTAACACTCACAGCGCTGGATGGTGGGTTGCCACCCAGGTCTGGAGCCACTAATATACACATTGTGATCCTGGATGTCAACGACAATGCCCCTCAGTTTTCGCAGGCAATCTATGAGACCCAGGCTCCGGAGAACAGCCCAGTAGGGTCCTTTATTGCTCAAGtctctgcaggagatgcagactcTGGAATCAATGCAGACATATCCTATTCATTTTTTGATGCTTCTGAAGATATTCTAACAACCTTTCATATCAATCCTTTTTCTGGAGAAATCATACTCAGACTGTTGCTTGATTATGAACTAGTAAAgtcttacaaaataaatatacaggCAATCGACGGTGGGGgcctttcttcaaaatgctcAGTTTGGGTCGAGGTATTAGACACCAACGACAATGCCCCTGAACTGATCATATCATCACTTTCCAACCATGTGGTAGAGAACTGTCCTGAGACAGCATTGGCTGTTTTCAGGATTAAAGACAGAGATTCgggagaaaatggaaagacaGTTTGCTTCATTCAGGACCATCTGCCGTTTCTTCTGAAACCCTCTGTGGAGAATTTTTACATCCTAATGACAGAAGGGGCACTGGACAGAGAAAGGCAAGCGGAGTACAACATCACCATCACGGTCACTGACATGGGAACCCCCAGACTGAAAACCGAGCACAACATAACCGTGCTGGTGTCCGACGTCAACGACAACGCCCCCGCCTTCACCCAGACCTCCTACACCCTGTGGGTCCGCGAGAACAACAGCCCCGCCCTGCACATCGGCAGCGTCAGCGCCACAGACACAGACGCGGGCGCCAACGCCCAGGTCACCTACTCGCTGCTGCCGCCCCCCGACCCGCTCGTGCCCCTCGCCTCCCTCGTGTCCATCAACCCCGACAACGGCCACCTCTTCGCCCTCACGTCCCTGGACTACGAGGCCCTGCGGGCCTTCGAGTTCCGCGTGGGCGCCACCGACCGCGGCTCGCCGGCGCTCAGCAGCCAGGCGCTGGTGCGCGTGCTCGTGGCGGACGCCAACGACAACGCGCCCTTCGTGCTCTACCCGCTGCAGAACGCCTCGGCGCCCTGCACCGAGCTGGTGCCCAGGGCGGCCGAGCCGGGCTACCTGGTGACCAAGGTGGTGGCGGTGGACGGCGACGCGGGCCAGAACGCCTGGCTGTCGTACCAGCTGCTCAAGGCCACGGAGCCCGGGCTGTTCGGCGTGTGGGCGCACAACGGCGAGGTGCGCACGGCGCGGCTGCTGAGCGAGCGCGACGCGCCCAAGCAGCGGCTGGTGGTGCTGGTCAAGGACAACGGCGAGCCGCCGCTGTCGGCCAGCGTCACGCTGCACGTGCTGCTGGTGGACGGCTTCTCGCAGCCCTACCTGCCGCCCCCGGAAGCGGAAGCGGCGGCCGCGGCGCCGGCCGACCCGCTCACCGTCTACCTGGTGGTGGCCTTGGCGTCGGTGTCGTCGCTCTTCCTCTTCTCGGTGCTGGTGTTCGTGGCGGTGCGGCtgtgcaggaggggcggggcgggctcgGCGGGTCGCTGCCCGGTGCCCGAGGGCCACTTCCCGGGCCACCTGGTGGACGTCAGCGGCACGGGGACCCTGTCGCAGAGCTACCAGTATGAGGTGtgtctgatgggagggactgggacgAATGAGTTCAAATTCTTGAAGCCGATTCTCCCCACTGTTCAGGCACAAGATCCTGGGAGAAATAGTGACGAAAATCCCACATTTCGCAATAGCGTTGGATTTAATATTCAGTAAAATTTTTTCTATGTGTTCACGTATTTTTGAAGTGTTATGAAACTATATCAATATTAGTTTAGTTTTATTACTCCAAGTTAAATTATTTTGCAACTTAAAGCCTTATTTTAAAGTACTATAtgatcttaaaatattatttcattcttttttccccattaaacAGGTTAGTTGTAATCAGTACCCCATCTAAATATTAGTTTGTATGTTTAGTTCCTTCAAAGTGTACAAGAGTTTAGTACTATTTTCATTCTAGAAAacaggttgattttttttcctagtacATTTCATAGACTGAATCTCATTATCTTATACACCTACATTACTTCCTTTACCTAAGAAGACGTACCTGCATGTCGTGACCTTACTAAAACATTTAATCATGATAAGAAACTGTATCATCTAGCTCTAagggatattttaaaagaaatatttctctatTATTCTGCTCATGATAAAATGAAACATCACTggtaggattccctggtggtccagtggtaaggacCTAGAGCTTTCACTGTCTGCACCTGGGCTcttcactggtcagggaactaagatctggcaagCTGCCTGTGTAGCCAAAAACATTCCAAACAActtaaataaacaaaccaaaaccatAAAGCATCATTTTGTGAGCAACATTATAATATCCTTGTGTTCATATTAGAAGATTTAGCTTAGGGAccagggactccctggtggctcagatggtaaagagtctgcctacaatgcaggagccccgggttgggaagatctcctggagaaggaaatggcaacccactccagtattcttgcctggaaaatcccatgtacagaggagcctagtaggcttcagtccatggggtcacaaagagtcggacaccactgagcaacttcactcactcactgtgttcatattattcattttctttaaatatgctactctttgttaatattttctaatgttCACTTTTGCTGATATATAAAGCAGACTATGTCTTATAATTCAAACAAAATATAATAACCtgcataaaaatgaatataaataaaaaacattttgagaatCTGTATAAAGCTATTAGTGGATTGTTGCAaagcttttcacttttcattttcttttgtaaatatattttaattatctcaaatttttaaataaagatgaaCTAAAAATCATAAGGAATGACAACAGATTCATCTCTAGccctcttctctgttttctgtagCATTTATCTACATTTTCTGTTATGTGTTTATACTGCTTTGATGTTcagttttatactttaataacttCTTCCTGTAATAAAGGACTTAACTTTCttacctttttatttcttaattacttgacttcctcctttctttcttttcttattgtaaTATAGTTGAttgcaatattatgttagtttcaggtgtaccatgtagtgatttgacatttgcatacattatgaaatgattaccacaagtCTAGTAACCAGCTGTACCCATACAAGTTATTATAacatattccttatgctgtatattacatttccatgttttttgaaattttataattgTAGCTGTGTGCCTTTTAATCCCCATCACCTATTTCATGCCCTCCTTGCCTTCCAattaacaaacacacaaacattgCACATTCCCTTTCTTCTATTCTCCCtgtctttggttttcttcttctcctgcttctgcttcctcttctccccctcctcctccttttggtTAAACTAATAGTTTTGGTTTATTTGCTAAGATTACTTCAAAGTACACATTACCATAGTATGATTACATtccctttctttaaaatatctttcctagagttgataattatttttattggcaCAATTTTCTATTTAATTCCATTGTTTTTCACATTATTTCTCCCTGAATATCATTATTTccccttaaatttaaaaaagatctcAGAAGCCTATCAGTTAAACTTATTTTCTGGAGATCTTTCACTCAAATTCCCTCCTATCTCTCGCCTTCATTTATACTATTTGCTCTATAGTTAGGACTTTAATATTTTCCTATGTTGGTCCCCTTTGATAAGAAACAGTATATAGTGGATCCTTGAGCAACAGGGTTTTGAACTTTGTGTCCACATATATGAGGATTTTTCTAATACATATACAGTTGAGCCTCCGTATGCACTGACTGCACATCTGATGAGTCAACCCACTGCAGAATGCAAATTTAATACACAATCTTAGCTTGGCCGAATCCTCAGATGTGCAACCCTTGGATGGGCAGGGCCAACTATGGGATTTGAGCATCTGGGGAATTTGATATATGTGGGTCTTAGAACCAACCCCTCACAAATTCTAAGAGGCAACTTACTTAGCTGACACAGATCTCTCAATATCTTCATAAAAATAGAtacagaggacttaaaatttttgagAACTTGCCTTGTGAaggtattttgttttcatttgattgATAGTTTGGATATAAAATTCTAGgctgaaaataattttccctcagATCTTGAAAACAGGATTCCTTTTAGTGATTGCATATAGAGTTGCTATTCAGAAGGCTTTCCATTCTAATTCCTATCTCTTTTAACATCACCACATTTTTGCATGGTGGAAACATTGGAAACTGTGTCTCCTATTCTGAAGATAAATCAGTGTCAGCTATTTATCTAGTCACATGTGTGTACTCTGTTAACATTTAAACTCTCACTTTTAGCTCTGAGAAATTTCCTTGTTCTATTTTCATCATAATTTCTCCTTTGAATTTTGTATCTTCTCACCATAATCTCATTAGTTAAATACTAGATATCCTGAATTGATTGATTGTCTCCCTCtaatttttttccacttcttttctttttacctctTGTTCTACTCTTTGgacaaaatattttatcatccaagctttatacttttaatttttggctgacaaatatttatttttaagagctcTCTTTAGTTCTCTTGAATGTTTTTCATAGCATCTGTTTTAGATTTATAATTGTAGTATCTTTTGTCATTTAGATGaccagtaggcacatgaaaagatgctcaacatcactaattattagagaactgcaaatcaaaactgagGTACCACCTAACAatggtcaaaatggccatcattaaaaagtctacaaaaaacaagtgctggagaaggtatggagaaaggggaactctcctacactgttggtgggaaggtaagtGGGTacaaacagtatggaagttcctcagaaaactaagaatagaattaccacttgatccagcaatcccactcctgggaatatacccagaaaaaactaaaattcagaaagatacacgcacccccaTGTACACAGCAGCACTAtgcacaatagccaaaacatggaagcaacctaaatgtccatcaacatatgaatgaataaataagaacttagtacatatatacaatggagtgcCACGCtgccataaaaatgaacaaaataatgccatttgtagcaacatggatggaactcgagtatcatactaagtgaagtaagtcagaaagagaaagtgcaaataccatatgaaatctcttatatgtggaatctaaaatatggcacaaatgaacctaccaacaaaacaaacagactcataCGACATAGAGaacagggagaaggggagagggagagggatggactgggaatttggggttggtagatgcaaagTATTACATTTAGAACGAATAAACAACAAGCTCCTaatgtatagcagagggaactacattcaatatcctgtgatagaccaaatggaaaagaacattttaaaagtatgtatatatatatgagtgtgtgtgtatgtctttgtataactgaattactttgctgtacaccagagactggcacaacactgtaaatcaactataataaaaaattattgtcATCTacaattcatctttttaaattactaaattCATTGTGCAGTAAAAACCATTTAACTACTTTTAAAATGAGAGTGAGTCATAGAGAAATTAAGAACTTGCCCAAGATTATATAGCTAGGAAGTAGCACTAAGCCTTAATCCATTCTTTATCTTACAAAAGAATACATACTTCATATGATTACTATTGTGATTAAATGTGTAAACACATATGTGGCACTAGAATAATAGGCAGCACAGaatactcaataaacattagctcTTATTAGATTTTACTACTCTGAGGATATGAATCAgattttttatattgaaatatagttgatttacattgctctgttaatttctgctatccAACAAGttaatcaaacattttaaaacactttcttccattttctctatttctgtatCTATTTCCTCCTGTGACCCCCttttatggtggtggtgatggttttggCATTAATACTTTGTTGGTATTAATACTTCATGTCTTGTGGTCCATGGCTATCTTCTCATATTTAAGAATGATGAGAGATCAAGGTGCTGACAGTTAGCTCTTTGTGTCTGTGATAATGAGGTTATCGATGGCAGGACCTCACTCTAACGTAATCATTGTAAGATAAGAGTTATTAGCTTAGGAGATCCTCAAATACCAGTATGTTTAAGTTTCTGTTTGAGCCTTTCATATGCTCCAGCTTAGGATTCTGCAGTATTTTCTGTGCAAGAGAGAGTTAGAGATGCGCACCCTGCATATTCCAACTGGAGACTACTGCATGGAAAGGGACTAAATATCTCACCATTCAGGATGCAAAGTTTTGTTTGATTTCCCTATTTTGGGCTTCACCCCTCACACTTGCACTCTTAGCTCTGCCCAGGGTCTCCAAAGTTAGAGaagttgtttggtcgctaagttgtgtccaactcctttccaactccatagactgtagcccaccaggatcctctgtccatgggacttcccaggcaagaattctggagtgggctgc includes:
- the LOC128050601 gene encoding protocadherin beta-10-like is translated as MEARRFPSSRQRQVLFLFLFGGVSFAGSGFGRYSVTEETERGSFVVNIAKDLGLGDKELLARGARVVSDDNKQHLLLDSQTGDLLTNEKLDREKLCGSREPCMLYFQILMDNPFQIYRIELRVRDINDHSPVFRDKETVLKILENTAEGTSFQLERAQDSDGGLNGIQNYTINLNSFFHIKISGSDEGIIYPELVLDRALDREKQQEFSLTLTALDGGLPPRSGATNIHIVILDVNDNAPQFSQAIYETQAPENSPVGSFIAQVSAGDADSGINADISYSFFDASEDILTTFHINPFSGEIILRLLLDYELVKSYKINIQAIDGGGLSSKCSVWVEVLDTNDNAPELIISSLSNHVVENCPETALAVFRIKDRDSGENGKTVCFIQDHLPFLLKPSVENFYILMTEGALDRERQAEYNITITVTDMGTPRLKTEHNITVLVSDVNDNAPAFTQTSYTLWVRENNSPALHIGSVSATDTDAGANAQVTYSLLPPPDPLVPLASLVSINPDNGHLFALTSLDYEALRAFEFRVGATDRGSPALSSQALVRVLVADANDNAPFVLYPLQNASAPCTELVPRAAEPGYLVTKVVAVDGDAGQNAWLSYQLLKATEPGLFGVWAHNGEVRTARLLSERDAPKQRLVVLVKDNGEPPLSASVTLHVLLVDGFSQPYLPPPEAEAAAAAPADPLTVYLVVALASVSSLFLFSVLVFVAVRLCRRGGAGSAGRCPVPEGHFPGHLVDVSGTGTLSQSYQYEVCLMGGTGTNEFKFLKPILPTVQAQDPGRNSDENPTFRNSVGFNIQ